From Microplitis mediator isolate UGA2020A chromosome 11, iyMicMedi2.1, whole genome shotgun sequence, one genomic window encodes:
- the LOC130677818 gene encoding transcription factor IIIB 90 kDa subunit-like, producing the protein MSVKCLNCGSTNIDTDPSRGDSVCVECGVVTEAQMIVNEVQFQETSSGQAAATGEFLSSDSTGARVGHLTNQASRELTIYRARKEIVHLCKQLMLTDCQSELAVNFYKQVLSYNLTRGRKQTLTYAGCIYLACRIERTPHLLIDISDVVQIDVYELGRTYLKFVQALYLENAVDGAVNIDGTADDPNPNPIKAIDPCLYIMRYANKLEFGSQTSAVIKTALRLVSRMKRDNIHTGRRPSGICGAALLIAARMHDFNRTVGDIIKIVKIHESTLRKRLLEFGDTPSSALTLEDFESIDLAEEEDPPAFKASRKAEDDFEDFGNIDGEFTDLQKEIDKYLSEQQSKKRSFKSLMSKSAQVEDIEANRFIEESTLEIADEFVDQNEDRGLGPDISMMGLPTSFYDSKNTRTEGGRFEKYNNESGEIDLDGLDDEELDGYILKDADVVKKTELWTNVHAEYLEMQKLKEEQRLRDEEEGRPVKKRKIRSKKSKEPANSAGEAVENMMKEKRLSKKLNYDVIREMKGEKVVKFGGKNNNNFKSVKNEVVGFEEEEGEGEGYKFVDNQEVENSFVDDAGIQDAEVEEDNYEDDEVVEDNENYGNCSLEKILGKRIGESDNDDDDDGGNEYEYDDDYEEY; encoded by the coding sequence atgtcagtaAAATGTCTCAACTGTGGGTCAACAAACATCGACACAGATCCATCACGTGGAGATTCAGTATGCGTAGAATGTGGAGTCGTAACCGAAGCCCAGATGATCGTAAACGAGGTGCAGTTTCAAGAGACGTCATCTGGGCAAGCAGCAGCTACAGGTGAGTTTTTATCAAGTGATTCAACTGGTGCACGTGTTGGACATTTGACTAATCAGGCATCGCGAGAATTAACGATTTACCGAGCCCGCAAAGAAATAGTCCACCTGTGCAAGCAACTGATGCTAACCGACTGTCAATCAGAACTGGCAGTCAATTTTTACAAACAGGTACTCAGTTATAATCTGACCCGTGGTCGCAAACAAACCTTGACTTACGCCGGGTGTATTTACTTGGCATGTAGGATTGAAAGAACTCCCCATCTGCTGATTGACATCAGCGACGTCGTACAGATTGATGTCTACGAGCTGGGACgaacttatttaaaattcgtcCAGGCTCTCTATCTAGAGAACGCCGTTGACGGAGCAGTAAATATCGATGGTACCGCCGACGACCCGAATCCCAACCCCATAAAAGCTATCGATCCTTGTCTATATATTATGCGCTATgctaataaacttgaattcgGTTCGCAAACTTCCGCGGTAATTAAGACAGCGCTGAGATTAGTTTCGCGTATGAAGCGGGATAATATTCATACTGGGAGAAGACCTTCGGGAATTTGCGGGGCTGCTTTGCTGATTGCCGCTCGTATGCATGATTTCAATCGCACTGTTGGCGATATCATTAAAATCGTTAAGATTCACGAGTCAACTTTACGCAAACGTCTGTTGGAATTCGGCGATACGCCTTCGAGCGCTTTGACGTTAGAAGATTTTGAGTCGATTGATCTAGCGGAAGAAGAAGACCCACCGGCTTTCAAAGCCTCCAGGAAAGCCGAAGATGACTTTGAAGATTTTGGAAACATCGATGGCGAGTTCACGGATTTGCAGAAagaaatagataaatatttgaGCGAGCAGCAGTCAAAGAAGAGATCTTTTAAATCATTGATGAGCAAATCGGCTCAGGTGGAAGACATCGAGGCCAATCGATTCATCGAAGAAAGCACTTTGGAAATCGCTGATGAGTTTGTCGATCAGAATGAAGACAGAGGACTGGGACCGGATATTTCGATGATGGGTTTGCCGACTTCGTTTTACGACTCCAAGAATACGAGGACAGAGGGCGGGAGATTTGAAAAGTATAATAATGAGTCGGGGGAAATTGACTTGGATGGGCTGGATGATGAAGAGTTGGATGGGTATATTTTGAAGGATGCCGATGTTGTGAAGAAAACTGAGTTGTGGACGAATGTTCATGCTGAGTATCTGGAGATGCAGAAACTTAAAGAGGAACAGAGACTGAGGGATGAAGAAGAAGGCCGGCCAGTTAAGAAGAGGAAAATTAGGAGCAAGAAGAGTAAGGAGCCGGCTAATTCTGCGGGGGAGGCTGTAGAAAATATGATGAAGGAAAAGAGACTGTCGAAAAAACTAAACTATGATGTTATCAGGGAAATGAAGGGTGAGAAGGTCGTTAAGTTTGgcggtaaaaataataataattttaaatctgttAAGAATGAGGTAGTGGGTTTCGAAGAAGAAGAGGGAGAGGGAGAGGGTTATAAATTTGTTGATAACCAGGAAGTGGAAAATAGTTTTGTTGATGATGCGGGGATCCAAGATGCTGAGGTTGAAGAAGATAATTACGAGGATGATGAAGTTGTAGAAGACaatgaaaattatggaaattgTAGCTTGGAAAAAATACTGGGAAAAAGAATCGGGGAAAGTgacaatgatgatgatgatgatggtggtAATGAGTATGAGTATGATGATGACTATGAGGaatattag